The Deltaproteobacteria bacterium genome contains a region encoding:
- a CDS encoding glycine--tRNA ligase subunit alpha, which produces MYFQDIITNLQIYWAKEGCVICQPYDMEKGAGTFNPATFLRVLGPKPWKAAYVEPSRRPTDGRYGENPNRLQHYYQFQVILKPSPDDIQDIYLKSLKKLGINPLRHDIRFVEDDWESPTLGAWGLGWEVWLDGMEITQFTYFQQAGGMELKPVSGEITYGLERIAMYLQGVDNIFDIEWAKGIKYSNVHYRDEVEYSFYNFQDADIDMLFKLFDMYEKEALRLLEKSLVLPAYDYCLKSSHTFNLLDARGAISVAERTRFIGRVRDITKKCAEEYLKKG; this is translated from the coding sequence ATATATTTTCAGGACATAATAACAAATCTGCAGATATACTGGGCAAAAGAGGGATGTGTAATCTGCCAGCCGTATGATATGGAAAAAGGCGCAGGGACATTCAATCCCGCCACATTTTTAAGGGTTCTTGGGCCTAAGCCGTGGAAGGCTGCGTATGTGGAGCCGTCGCGGCGTCCCACAGACGGCCGTTACGGTGAAAATCCGAATAGGCTTCAGCACTATTATCAGTTTCAGGTTATCCTGAAACCGTCTCCTGACGATATTCAGGACATATATCTGAAGAGCTTAAAAAAACTCGGCATAAATCCGTTAAGGCATGATATACGATTTGTTGAGGACGACTGGGAATCGCCTACACTGGGCGCATGGGGGCTCGGCTGGGAGGTATGGCTTGACGGCATGGAGATAACGCAGTTTACATATTTTCAGCAGGCAGGCGGCATGGAACTTAAGCCGGTTTCCGGCGAGATTACTTACGGCCTTGAGAGGATAGCGATGTATCTGCAGGGTGTTGACAACATCTTTGATATAGAGTGGGCAAAGGGGATTAAATATAGTAATGTCCATTACAGGGACGAGGTTGAATATTCATTCTATAATTTTCAGGATGCTGATATAGATATGCTTTTTAAGCTGTTTGATATGTATGAGAAGGAGGCCTTAAGGCTTCTTGAGAAAAGCCTTGTGCTGCCCGCGTATGATTACTGCCTGAAAAGCTCCCATACATTCAATCTCCTTGACGCAAGAGGCGCCATAAGCGTGGCCGAGAGGACAAGGTTCATAGGAAGGGTGAGGGATATTACAAAAAAATGCGCGGAGGAGTATTTAAAAAAAGGGTGA
- the recO gene encoding DNA repair protein RecO — MTGHFNTEAIVLNSMDYGESDKIVTIYTLEFGKIKGIAKGAKRSKKRFVNNLEPFSYIRLLFFQKQGRDLVMLEQADIIKRFDSLFLEIDRIAFGSYCLELLNEMTPEGQKNQKAFELLLESLIMLDKGANIRTIVMFFEMKLLSILGYHPHLDMCVVCKKPATRAGAAETKIFFSSVRSGILCLNCKAMERSLISVSPGTIKFLMLAAKIDVDKADRITMPDWAVEECKKIMDDFLRYQLGKELKSKRFLEKIQVLGAGYKR; from the coding sequence ATGACCGGTCATTTTAATACAGAGGCTATTGTCTTAAACTCAATGGATTACGGAGAATCTGATAAGATAGTAACAATTTACACATTGGAATTTGGCAAGATTAAAGGCATAGCAAAGGGCGCCAAGCGGAGCAAAAAAAGATTTGTAAACAATCTTGAACCATTCTCATATATAAGGTTGTTGTTTTTCCAGAAACAGGGCAGGGATCTTGTGATGCTGGAGCAGGCCGATATTATCAAAAGATTTGACAGCCTTTTCCTGGAGATAGACAGGATTGCCTTTGGAAGCTACTGTCTTGAGCTGCTTAATGAGATGACGCCGGAAGGTCAAAAAAATCAAAAGGCCTTTGAACTCCTCCTGGAATCTCTCATCATGCTTGATAAAGGCGCCAACATCAGAACCATTGTGATGTTTTTTGAGATGAAACTTTTATCCATACTCGGCTATCACCCTCATCTTGATATGTGTGTTGTATGTAAAAAGCCGGCCACAAGAGCCGGCGCTGCTGAAACAAAGATATTTTTTTCCTCTGTTAGAAGTGGTATACTGTGCCTTAATTGCAAGGCGATGGAGAGGTCTCTTATTTCTGTTTCTCCAGGGACAATAAAATTTCTCATGCTGGCGGCAAAGATTGATGTTGACAAGGCTGACAGAATAACCATGCCAGATTGGGCAGTAGAAGAATGCAAAAAGATTATGGATGATTTTCTAAGGTATCAGTTAGGCAAGGAGTTAAAGAGTAAAAGATTTTTGGAAAAAATACAGGTACTGGGCGCGGGCTATAAGCGGTGA
- a CDS encoding type II restriction endonuclease has product MEQDIFQKNLLKHTEDFRKVLATPSGDWSVKGFIDIAKNIYTISVDTKVVSKIIELMMFPVIQKFAKENSYEMIFSAEQNHYPDVTFVTKDKKKIALDLKSTYRKNHEAISGFTLGAFTGYFRYRDSKKNITFPYKEYDKHYILGIIYTQQEELIDENKVYTIDDLEDILSVVKDFDFIVQEKYRIAKDRPGSGNTKNIGSCVKMSELKEGTGPFSTLGVKVFDDYWINYMTLEMARSAKLKRPPYSNLKDYLKYRNIKNL; this is encoded by the coding sequence ATGGAACAAGACATTTTTCAAAAGAATTTACTCAAACACACAGAGGACTTTAGGAAAGTCCTCGCCACCCCGTCCGGTGATTGGTCAGTGAAGGGTTTTATTGATATAGCAAAAAATATCTACACCATCTCGGTTGATACAAAGGTTGTTTCAAAGATCATCGAGTTGATGATGTTTCCGGTCATTCAGAAATTCGCGAAAGAGAATAGCTACGAAATGATTTTTTCCGCGGAACAAAATCATTACCCCGATGTTACTTTTGTTACGAAAGATAAAAAGAAAATCGCCCTCGATCTCAAAAGCACTTACCGAAAAAATCACGAGGCAATTTCTGGTTTTACACTCGGTGCATTTACCGGATATTTTCGTTACAGGGATTCAAAGAAAAATATCACCTTTCCATACAAAGAATATGACAAGCATTACATTCTCGGCATTATCTATACTCAACAGGAAGAATTGATAGACGAAAACAAAGTTTATACCATTGATGATTTGGAAGACATTTTGTCGGTGGTAAAGGATTTTGATTTCATCGTTCAAGAAAAATACAGAATTGCCAAAGACCGTCCCGGAAGTGGAAACACAAAAAATATTGGCTCCTGCGTAAAGATGAGTGAATTGAAAGAGGGAACGGGGCCGTTTTCTACGCTGGGAGTTAAGGTGTTCGACGACTACTGGATAAATTATATGACATTAGAGATGGCGCGGAGCGCGAAACTGAAACGGCCGCCATACTCAAACCTCAAAGATTATTTGAAATATCGCAACATAAAAAATCTTTAG
- the mgtE gene encoding magnesium transporter produces the protein MAEDIVANNIEELKRLIQKKDDKAVTGFISHLHQSDIAKLLTGLEDEEKIAVFGLLPPEAASNVLLEVDEKTREKLIASISKAELTEIVDEMATDDAADVIAELPHEEAKTVLEGIGWEESAEVQKLLKYPEDTAGGIMQTEMVMVSEDATIQETIEQVRTKSEGMSNVHNVFVVDDSLRLIGLVPLEKLILTRPHLPIKDIMNNKPVKVLAETDQEEVARIFQKYDLVTLPVVDKDDRLLGRITIDDVMDVIEEEIFEDFYKMASLNTDERVLDSPSRSFKMRFPWLLINLATAFLAASVVKVFENTIQTVVTLAVLMPVVAGMGGNAATQTITVVVRGLALGELELKHAKKVLLKEVMVGFANGALNGIVAAAAAYFLGVNYMIGVLLFLAMIANLVIAGFSGTIIPLILKWYKADPALSATVFVTTCTDVGGFFSFLGLAAVFIKYGLL, from the coding sequence ATGGCTGAAGATATCGTAGCAAATAATATTGAGGAATTAAAACGCCTCATCCAGAAGAAGGATGATAAGGCTGTGACCGGTTTTATCTCTCACCTTCATCAATCTGATATCGCCAAACTCCTTACAGGCCTTGAAGATGAGGAAAAGATAGCGGTCTTCGGGCTACTCCCCCCCGAAGCGGCTTCAAATGTGCTTTTGGAGGTAGATGAAAAGACAAGGGAAAAACTCATTGCGTCAATATCAAAGGCAGAACTTACAGAGATCGTGGATGAGATGGCAACTGATGATGCCGCTGATGTGATTGCAGAACTCCCGCACGAAGAGGCAAAAACAGTCCTTGAGGGCATAGGCTGGGAAGAATCCGCAGAGGTTCAAAAGCTTCTTAAATATCCTGAGGATACTGCCGGCGGTATAATGCAGACCGAGATGGTGATGGTAAGTGAGGATGCCACCATTCAGGAAACCATAGAGCAGGTGCGGACAAAAAGCGAGGGAATGTCTAATGTACATAATGTCTTTGTTGTAGATGATTCCTTACGGCTTATAGGGCTTGTCCCGCTGGAAAAGCTGATCCTTACAAGACCGCACCTGCCGATCAAAGATATCATGAATAATAAACCGGTTAAGGTGTTGGCTGAGACAGACCAGGAAGAGGTTGCCAGGATATTCCAGAAATATGACCTTGTTACCCTGCCCGTTGTAGATAAAGATGACAGGCTTCTGGGCAGAATTACCATAGATGATGTCATGGATGTTATAGAAGAAGAAATCTTTGAGGACTTTTACAAGATGGCAAGCCTCAATACGGATGAGAGAGTGCTGGACTCACCTTCAAGATCGTTTAAAATGAGGTTCCCCTGGCTCCTTATAAATCTCGCAACAGCTTTCCTTGCAGCAAGCGTTGTAAAGGTGTTTGAAAATACAATCCAGACTGTTGTTACATTGGCGGTTCTCATGCCGGTTGTCGCAGGAATGGGCGGCAATGCGGCAACCCAGACGATTACCGTGGTTGTCAGGGGGCTTGCCCTCGGAGAACTGGAATTAAAACATGCAAAGAAGGTGCTTTTAAAAGAGGTCATGGTTGGTTTTGCCAATGGCGCATTAAACGGCATAGTAGCTGCGGCTGCCGCATATTTCCTTGGTGTGAATTATATGATAGGGGTGCTCCTGTTTCTTGCCATGATTGCCAACCTTGTAATAGCAGGTTTCAGCGGAACCATTATCCCGTTGATACTTAAGTGGTATAAGGCAGACCCGGCGCTTTCAGCGACAGTCTTTGTTACCACCTGCACTGATGTAGGCGGCTTTTTCTCGTTTCTGGGGCTTGCGGCAGTGTTTATTAAATATGGATTGCTTTAA
- the nth gene encoding endonuclease III: MTLSEKAKKVLDILEKEYPNPKIALNFKTPLELLIATILSAQCTDERVNKTTPVLFKKYKKTKDYDEADLKELEGYISSINFFRNKAKNIQACCKKIVNEFGGEIPDTLERLITLPGIGRKTANIVLGSAFGKDAIAVDTHVKRVSNRIGLASSDKPDKIEEELCKIIPQKRWIKATNLLILHGRNTCVAKKPKCEICKIKDYCNYFKGSDT; this comes from the coding sequence ATGACTCTTTCTGAAAAGGCAAAAAAGGTTCTGGACATCCTTGAGAAAGAATATCCAAATCCAAAAATCGCATTAAATTTCAAGACCCCCCTTGAACTCCTCATAGCAACAATACTTTCTGCGCAATGCACTGATGAAAGGGTAAATAAAACAACACCTGTCCTGTTTAAGAAATACAAAAAGACAAAAGACTATGATGAGGCTGATTTGAAAGAACTGGAAGGGTATATCAGTTCTATAAATTTTTTTAGAAATAAAGCAAAAAATATCCAGGCCTGCTGTAAAAAGATTGTGAATGAGTTTGGAGGGGAGATTCCTGATACGTTGGAAAGGCTGATAACACTTCCCGGTATTGGCAGAAAGACAGCTAATATTGTCCTCGGCAGCGCATTCGGTAAAGATGCCATTGCAGTTGATACCCATGTAAAGCGCGTCTCCAACCGCATCGGCCTCGCTTCTTCTGATAAACCTGACAAGATTGAAGAGGAACTCTGTAAGATTATTCCACAGAAGAGATGGATAAAGGCAACAAATCTTTTAATACTTCATGGAAGGAATACATGTGTCGCAAAAAAGCCGAAATGCGAAATATGCAAAATAAAGGATTACTGCAACTACTTTAAGGGTTCAGACACATAA
- the fsa gene encoding fructose-6-phosphate aldolase: protein MKFFIDTANITEIKKASEWGLVDGVTTNPSLVSKEGRDFKDLIKEICSIVDGPVNAEVISLNAEGMIKEARELSKIHKNIVVKMPMTLEGLKAVKTVSREGIKTNVTLVFSPTQALMAAKAGATYASPFVGRLDDISHNGMDLVSQILTIYENYDFATEVIVASVRHPLHVVDAALLGAHIATIPFKVIEQLSKHPLTDIGIERFLEDWKKVPKK from the coding sequence ATGAAATTTTTTATTGATACCGCAAATATTACGGAGATAAAGAAGGCCAGCGAGTGGGGACTTGTGGACGGTGTAACAACAAACCCGTCTCTTGTGTCAAAGGAAGGCAGGGATTTTAAAGACCTCATCAAGGAGATATGCTCAATAGTGGACGGCCCTGTCAATGCCGAAGTCATAAGCCTTAATGCAGAGGGTATGATTAAGGAGGCAAGGGAGTTAAGCAAGATTCACAAAAATATCGTTGTCAAAATGCCCATGACACTGGAAGGGCTTAAGGCTGTAAAGACTGTTTCCAGAGAAGGTATTAAAACAAACGTCACTCTGGTATTCTCACCCACTCAGGCTCTTATGGCTGCAAAGGCAGGGGCAACTTATGCGAGTCCGTTTGTAGGCAGGCTTGATGATATTTCGCATAACGGCATGGATTTGGTTAGTCAGATTTTGACCATTTATGAAAACTACGATTTTGCTACTGAAGTGATTGTTGCCAGTGTAAGGCATCCTCTGCATGTGGTGGATGCGGCGCTTTTGGGGGCACATATAGCCACCATACCATTCAAGGTCATAGAGCAGTTATCCAAACATCCCCTCACAGATATCGGCATTGAGAGGTTTCTGGAAGATTGGAAAAAGGTGCCGAAGAAATAG
- the rlmB gene encoding 23S rRNA (guanosine(2251)-2'-O)-methyltransferase RlmB, producing the protein MRIIYGINPLTEALKSHPEYFKDILIAHGRAGQEVEKIRKLAGQHNIKYRIVEKEDIESLAGTAHHQGVAAILSEFKYADVEDVLERWRSSKEKAIILILDCIQDPQNLGSLIRTANAAAVHGVIIPKDRATEVTPAVVKASAGAIEHILISRVTNIADTITRLKNTGIWVIGIEADSKEDIYSFDMDTDLAIVIGSEGKGIRRLVKEKCDVCLSIPMKGNISSLNASVAGGVALFEVLRRRHKR; encoded by the coding sequence ATGCGTATAATCTACGGTATAAATCCACTGACGGAAGCCTTAAAATCCCATCCCGAATATTTTAAAGACATACTCATTGCGCATGGCAGGGCTGGTCAGGAGGTTGAAAAAATAAGAAAACTTGCCGGGCAGCACAATATTAAATACAGGATAGTTGAGAAAGAGGATATTGAAAGCCTTGCCGGAACTGCGCATCATCAAGGTGTTGCCGCTATTCTGTCTGAATTCAAATATGCAGATGTGGAAGATGTATTGGAGAGATGGCGGTCGTCTAAAGAAAAAGCTATTATTCTTATCCTTGACTGCATCCAGGACCCGCAGAATCTGGGTTCGTTAATCAGGACAGCCAATGCAGCAGCCGTTCACGGTGTAATTATTCCAAAAGACAGGGCAACAGAAGTTACGCCAGCAGTTGTAAAGGCATCTGCTGGCGCGATAGAGCATATCTTGATTAGCCGTGTAACCAATATCGCAGATACAATAACAAGGCTCAAAAATACCGGCATCTGGGTTATAGGCATAGAGGCAGACAGTAAAGAAGATATCTACTCGTTTGATATGGATACAGACCTGGCGATTGTAATAGGGAGCGAGGGCAAGGGCATAAGACGTCTTGTCAAAGAAAAATGCGATGTATGTCTTTCTATACCGATGAAAGGCAATATCTCGTCCTTAAATGCCTCTGTTGCCGGAGGGGTAGCTCTTTTTGAGGTGTTGAGAAGAAGGCATAAAAGATAA
- a CDS encoding DNA adenine methylase, producing the protein MRSVKQQQSQLFNEIPTKNAGVLPSTRYQGSKYKILKWIDYYTKDLDFDTVLDAFGGTGCVGYMYKKNGKQVFYNDSLKFNHYVGLALIENKDTALTNEDLDFILKKHSKIKYPSFIQDTFHDIYFTDEENKWLDVVITNIGEMRDKYKQALAYYALFQSCIIKRPYNLFHRKNLYIRTAEVERSFGNKKTWDTPFEDHFLKFVEEANNSAFDNGKKNQAFHSDIFDLTIPGIDLVYIDTPYISARGVGVNYFDFYHFLEGIVFYDEWAKLIDENSKHKKIKNGKSEWCNKGEIHGAFERLFDKFKNSILVVSYRDDGTPTISELVNMLKKHKKSVEVKKLDYKYVLSNGNSKEVLIIAQ; encoded by the coding sequence ATGAGAAGCGTAAAACAACAGCAATCACAATTATTCAATGAGATTCCAACAAAAAATGCTGGTGTTTTGCCGTCTACTCGCTATCAAGGAAGTAAATATAAAATCCTCAAATGGATAGATTACTATACAAAAGATTTAGATTTTGACACAGTACTTGACGCTTTCGGTGGAACTGGTTGCGTTGGTTATATGTACAAAAAAAATGGCAAGCAGGTTTTTTATAATGATTCACTAAAATTTAATCATTATGTCGGGCTTGCTTTAATTGAAAACAAAGACACCGCACTAACAAATGAAGATTTGGATTTTATTCTCAAAAAACACTCTAAAATAAAATACCCGTCCTTCATTCAGGATACTTTCCACGACATTTATTTTACGGACGAGGAAAATAAATGGCTTGATGTTGTCATAACAAACATTGGAGAGATGCGGGATAAATACAAACAGGCATTAGCATATTATGCCTTGTTTCAGTCCTGCATAATCAAACGGCCATATAATTTATTTCATCGTAAAAATCTCTATATCAGGACGGCAGAAGTTGAACGAAGTTTCGGCAACAAGAAAACATGGGATACTCCGTTTGAGGATCATTTTTTAAAGTTTGTTGAAGAAGCAAATAATTCCGCGTTTGATAATGGCAAAAAAAATCAAGCATTTCATTCAGATATTTTCGATTTAACAATTCCGGGAATTGACCTTGTTTATATTGATACACCATATATTTCTGCAAGGGGCGTAGGCGTAAACTATTTCGATTTTTATCATTTTTTGGAAGGCATTGTTTTCTATGATGAATGGGCAAAACTCATTGATGAAAATTCAAAACACAAAAAGATAAAAAACGGCAAAAGTGAATGGTGCAACAAAGGCGAAATACATGGTGCTTTTGAGCGATTGTTTGATAAGTTTAAAAATTCAATTTTAGTAGTTTCCTATCGTGATGACGGCACTCCGACAATATCTGAATTGGTAAATATGCTCAAAAAACACAAGAAGTCCGTGGAAGTTAAAAAGCTGGACTATAAATATGTTTTGAGCAATGGAAACTCAAAAGAAGTACTTATCATCGCTCAATAA
- a CDS encoding MFS transporter, whose protein sequence is MQKPAYRWFRLGDINAFFGLMGDNMSDLVIMAGLLVGVFQFPADIVLYKMIPGTAIGVLIGDLVYTRMAIRLAKKTGRDDVTAMPLGLDTPSTFGLTFGVIGPAFLATKDAMLSWKIAMAVVVAMGVIKLIGAWIGPSIRRNVPRAGLLGSIAAVALILIAFLPSLEVFANPIVGLVSFGIILMTLIAKVRFPFKLPGALAAVLFGTIIFYLLYLVGVIPAEKLHLSDSASFNFSFPWPTLGFLEGLPHALQYLPVAIPFAIAIIVGSVDVIESAAVAGDEYNTRDIILTDGIATIIAGLCGGVAQSTPYIGHPAYKDMGGRAGYTFATALFIGIGGLLGYLSFFVNLLPKAAVAPILIFIGMEITAQAFEATSKKHAKAVAFAFVPVIANLLLIEIGSLLANLGKNAADLTGGFAETYHSIIVLANGFIISSMIWGAAIAYIIDHKLHTAAFYFFAAAILSLFGIIHSPLENGGLFLPWQTNSSAPITLFAGYLATGLMLNYVGFHNKRFEG, encoded by the coding sequence ATGCAAAAACCCGCCTACCGCTGGTTCCGTCTTGGCGATATAAACGCCTTCTTCGGCCTCATGGGCGACAACATGAGCGACCTTGTTATTATGGCGGGGTTACTCGTCGGCGTATTTCAGTTTCCTGCTGATATTGTCCTTTATAAGATGATACCAGGGACTGCCATAGGCGTCCTGATAGGCGATCTTGTTTATACCCGGATGGCAATAAGGCTTGCAAAAAAGACAGGCAGAGATGATGTTACCGCAATGCCTCTTGGTCTTGATACGCCGTCCACATTCGGTCTTACATTCGGAGTTATAGGCCCGGCATTCCTTGCAACAAAGGATGCCATGCTCTCGTGGAAGATTGCAATGGCAGTAGTTGTTGCAATGGGTGTTATAAAACTTATCGGCGCGTGGATAGGACCGTCCATAAGAAGGAATGTGCCAAGGGCAGGGCTTCTTGGCTCAATAGCAGCAGTGGCGCTTATTCTGATTGCCTTTCTCCCTTCGCTGGAGGTATTTGCCAATCCTATTGTTGGGCTTGTATCCTTCGGCATAATACTCATGACACTTATTGCAAAGGTGAGGTTTCCATTTAAACTCCCCGGCGCGCTCGCGGCGGTTTTATTCGGCACAATAATCTTTTATCTCCTCTATCTTGTGGGTGTTATTCCGGCAGAAAAACTCCACCTCTCTGATTCGGCAAGTTTTAATTTTTCATTCCCTTGGCCTACACTTGGTTTTCTTGAAGGTCTGCCGCATGCGCTTCAGTATCTCCCTGTTGCCATCCCTTTTGCTATCGCTATAATTGTAGGCTCTGTGGATGTTATAGAAAGCGCTGCAGTGGCAGGGGATGAATACAATACAAGGGATATTATTTTAACAGACGGCATTGCCACCATAATTGCAGGACTCTGCGGCGGAGTTGCCCAGTCAACGCCTTACATCGGCCACCCCGCGTACAAAGACATGGGCGGCAGGGCAGGATATACATTTGCAACTGCACTGTTTATCGGCATCGGCGGGCTATTGGGGTATCTCTCGTTTTTTGTGAATCTTCTTCCAAAGGCGGCTGTTGCGCCGATATTGATTTTTATAGGCATGGAGATAACTGCGCAGGCATTTGAGGCAACGTCAAAAAAACATGCAAAGGCAGTTGCATTTGCATTTGTGCCTGTTATAGCCAACCTTCTTTTAATAGAAATAGGCTCGCTTTTGGCCAATCTTGGGAAAAATGCCGCTGATCTAACCGGCGGATTCGCAGAAACATACCATAGCATTATTGTGCTGGCCAATGGCTTTATCATATCTTCCATGATATGGGGCGCGGCCATTGCATATATCATAGACCACAAACTCCACACCGCTGCATTCTATTTCTTTGCAGCAGCAATACTGTCTCTGTTCGGCATTATCCATTCACCTCTGGAAAACGGCGGCCTGTTCCTGCCATGGCAAACAAACTCATCAGCGCCAATAACCTTATTTGCAGGCTATCTTGCAACAGGCTTGATGCTGAATTATGTGGGCTTTCATAATAAGAGGTTTGAGGGGTAA
- a CDS encoding polyprenyl synthetase family protein → MRIQEAYDTIKQDLKDVDLEFRKNLDSDVHLIKKVGEYVLNNGGKRLRPSLLLLSARLCGYQGSRHIPLATVIEFIHTATLLHDDVVDNAGIRRGKAAANTLWGRGASILIGDFLFSKSFYLTVADGDLNILKVLSSTTTRMAEGEVLQLLKDSDVETTERDYLAVVTNKTASLISVACQIGAILGKASAEKEKALAGYGMDVGIAFQLVDDCLDYTSSNEELGKAIGNDLKEGKITLPLIHVIKNAAASEREEILTAIKADDLKNSQLSSVISLINKYKGIDYTLSRARQYVENAKACLNIFEPNVEWAALIALADYAVERTY, encoded by the coding sequence ATGCGTATTCAAGAAGCATACGACACAATAAAACAAGACCTTAAAGATGTGGATCTTGAGTTCAGGAAAAATCTTGACTCAGATGTCCACCTCATTAAAAAGGTCGGGGAATATGTCTTAAACAACGGAGGAAAGCGGCTGAGGCCGTCACTTCTGCTCCTGTCCGCCAGACTTTGCGGCTATCAGGGCAGCCGCCACATACCGCTTGCCACGGTCATAGAGTTTATCCACACAGCCACGTTGCTCCATGACGATGTTGTTGACAATGCAGGTATACGAAGGGGAAAGGCCGCCGCAAATACCCTCTGGGGAAGAGGCGCAAGCATCCTTATAGGCGATTTCCTTTTTTCCAAATCATTTTACCTTACAGTGGCTGATGGCGATTTAAATATCCTTAAGGTCTTATCGTCAACTACTACACGGATGGCAGAGGGCGAGGTCTTGCAGCTCCTTAAAGACAGCGATGTGGAAACTACAGAGAGGGATTACCTGGCTGTTGTAACAAATAAAACCGCATCGCTTATATCTGTCGCATGTCAGATAGGGGCAATATTAGGAAAGGCGTCTGCAGAAAAAGAAAAAGCCCTTGCCGGATACGGCATGGATGTAGGCATAGCATTTCAATTAGTAGATGACTGTCTGGACTACACCTCAAGCAATGAGGAATTGGGCAAGGCAATTGGGAATGATTTGAAAGAGGGAAAGATAACGCTTCCGTTAATACACGTCATTAAAAATGCCGCAGCCTCAGAAAGGGAAGAGATACTGACAGCTATAAAGGCCGACGACCTTAAAAATTCGCAGCTTTCATCGGTAATCAGCTTAATCAATAAATATAAAGGGATAGATTACACCTTAAGCAGGGCAAGACAGTATGTGGAAAATGCAAAGGCCTGTCTTAATATATTTGAACCGAATGTTGAATGGGCTGCGCTTATAGCCCTTGCGGATTATGCGGTGGAAAGAACATATTAA
- a CDS encoding XTP/dITP diphosphatase: protein MKIVLATRNMGKVKEIKEILRGLDLDMLSLNDFPKVPSIIEDGKTFKENALKKARFVSRYLNIPALADDSGIEVDALDKRPGILSARYAGENAADEENNKKLLLELKDIPLEKRCAHYKCVIAIVFPSGEEETVDGNCNGFIALEPKGKGGFGYDPLFYVPEYGKAMAELPPDIKNRISHRGKALAKLKEKLTTILLSFMPSSQHLKKSYPSGNRGI, encoded by the coding sequence ATGAAGATCGTGCTTGCGACCAGAAATATGGGTAAGGTTAAGGAGATTAAAGAGATTCTTAGAGGCTTGGATTTGGATATGCTCTCCCTTAATGATTTTCCTAAAGTCCCTTCTATAATTGAGGATGGAAAAACCTTTAAAGAAAATGCGTTAAAAAAGGCAAGGTTTGTATCCCGATATTTGAATATCCCTGCCCTTGCCGATGATTCAGGGATTGAGGTGGATGCCCTGGACAAAAGGCCGGGGATATTGTCTGCCCGCTATGCAGGGGAAAATGCCGCAGATGAGGAAAACAATAAAAAACTGCTCCTGGAATTAAAAGATATTCCCCTTGAAAAAAGATGCGCGCATTACAAATGTGTTATTGCAATTGTTTTTCCTTCAGGAGAGGAAGAAACAGTTGATGGAAACTGCAATGGCTTTATAGCCCTTGAGCCAAAAGGCAAAGGCGGTTTTGGCTACGACCCGCTATTCTATGTTCCAGAATATGGAAAGGCTATGGCAGAACTCCCGCCTGATATAAAAAACCGCATAAGTCACAGGGGAAAGGCGCTGGCAAAACTGAAGGAAAAACTTACGACTATTCTATTATCTTTTATGCCTTCTTCTCAACACCTCAAAAAGAGCTACCCCTCCGGCAACAGAGGCATTTAA